A genomic region of Paramormyrops kingsleyae isolate MSU_618 chromosome 19, PKINGS_0.4, whole genome shotgun sequence contains the following coding sequences:
- the map3k7 gene encoding mitogen-activated protein kinase kinase kinase 7 isoform X2 — MSLPSAEMLETPPGYPFEEIDYSDIEVEEVVGRGAFGVVCKAKWKGKDVAIKTIESESERKAFIVELRQLSRVSHPNIVKLYGSCSSPVCLVMEYAEGGSLYNVLHGAEPLPCYTASHAMSWCFQCSQGVSYLHGMKPKALIHRDLKPPNLLLVAGGTVLKICDFGTACDIQTHMTNNKGSAAWMAPEVFEGSNYSEKCDVFSWGIILWEVITRRKPFDEIGGPAFRIMWAVHNGTRPPLIKNLPKPIESLMTRCWSKDPSQRPSMEEIVKIMSHLMQFFPGSEEPLQYPYQYSEEVSFTNTSNRSDANMEPGDSQGSNDTIKNMEPKFPTQFKPKGDGVWANHPLSSGGSMESLSGRPQCLVPSNSKRMSTDLSELEPRMPFGSAARPPYKRGHRKTASFGTILDVPEIVVTASCESQRRRSVQDLPAIGTESSQGSRSSSRSSSPSVRMITSDKAGRGFVFSPDDPTDTNGSDNSIPMAYLTLDHQLQPLAPCPNSKESMAVFEQHCKMAQEYLKVQTEIALLIQRKKELIAELDQDEKDQQNTSRLVQEHKKLLEENKSLSTYYQKCKKQLELIRAQQQKRQGTS, encoded by the exons ATGTCCCTCCCGTCTGCCGAAATGCTGGAGACGCCGCCCGGTTACCCTTTTGAGGAGATAGACTATTCGGACATTGAAGTTGAGGAG GTTGTTGGCAGAGGAGCCTTCGGAGTCGTCTGCAAGGCCAAGTGGAAAGGCAAAGATGTGGCCATCAAAACCATCGAGAGTGAATCTGAGCGGAAGGCCTTCATAGTGGAG CTCCGGCAGCTCTCACGCGTCAGTCACCCCAACATCGTCAAGCTGTATGGCTCTTGCAGTAGCCCA GTCTGCCTAGTGATGGAATATGCAGAAGGTGGCTCTTTGTACAATG TGTTGCACGGAGCGGAGCCCCTTCCCTGTTACACGGCCTCCCACGCGATGAGCTGGTGTTTCCAGTGCTCTCAGGGCGTCTCCTATCTCCACGGCATGAAACCAAAGGCGCTCATTCACAGGGACCTCAAACCACCCAA CTTGCTGCTTGTGGCCGGAGGGACAGTCCTGAAGATCTGTGACTTCGGGACGGCCTGTGACATCCAGACGCATATGACCAACAACAAAGGCAGTGCGGCATGGATGGCCCCAGAGGTCTTTGAAG GCAGCAATTACAGTGAGAAGTGCGACGTGTTCAGCTGGGGCATCATCCTATGGGAGGTGATCACGCGCAGGAAGCCGTTCGACGAGATCGGCGGCCCCGCCTTCCGCATCATGTGGGCCGTGCACAACG GCACCCGCCCCCCCCTGATTAAAAACCTGCCAAAACCAATTGAAAGCTTGATGACTCGTTGTTGGTCCAAGGACCCCTCCCAGCGACCCTCCATGGAGGAGATTGTGAAAATAATGTCCCACCTTATGCAG TTCTTCCCAGGATCTGAGGAACCTTTGCAGTACCCCTATCAGTACTCAGAAGAAG tGTCTTTCACCAACACCAGCAACAGGAGTGACGCCAACATGGAGCCGGGCGATTCGCAGGGGAGCAACGACACCATCAAGAACATGGAGCCAAAGTTTCCAACTCAGTTCAAGCCAAAG GGGGATGGTGTATGGGCAAACCACCCACTGTCCAGCGGGGGCAGTATGGAGAGCCTGTCAGGGCGGCCTCAGTGCCTGGTGCCATCGAATAGCAAGAGGATGAGCACGGACCTCTCAGAGCTAGAGCCCCGGATGCCATTTGGATCTGCAG cACGTCCCCCGTACAAACGAGGCCACCGTAAAACCGCTTCCTTTGGCACCATTCTGGATGTCCCCGAGATCGTCGTCACAG CCAGCTGCGAGTCGCAGAGACGGCGCTCCGTGCAGGACTTGCCGGCCATCGGAACGGAGTCCAGCCAG GGCAGTAGGAGTAGCAGCAGGTCCTCGAGCCCCAGCGTGAGGATGATCACGTCGGACAAGGCCGGCAGAGGCTTCGTCTTCTCCCCCGACGACCCCACAG ACACCAACGGCTCCGACAACTCCATCCCCATGGCCTACCTCACGCTGGACCATCAGCTGCAG CCCCTTGCTCCGTGCCCCAACTCCAAAGAGTCCATGGCAGTGTTTGAACAGCACTGCAAAATGGCTCAGGAATATCTGAAGGTCCAGACAGAGATCGCCCTGCTAATCCAGAGAAA GAAGGAGCTAATCGCCGAGCTCGACCAGGACGAGAAAGATCAGCAGAACACCTCCCGCCTGGTCCAAGAGCACAAGAAGCTTCTTGAGGAGAACAAGAGCCTGTCCACCTACTACCAGAAGTGTAAAAAGCAGCTAGAGCTGATCCGGGCCCAGCAGCAGAAGAGGCAGGGCACCTCCTGA
- the map3k7 gene encoding mitogen-activated protein kinase kinase kinase 7 isoform X1: MSLPSAEMLETPPGYPFEEIDYSDIEVEEVVGRGAFGVVCKAKWKGKDVAIKTIESESERKAFIVELRQLSRVSHPNIVKLYGSCSSPVCLVMEYAEGGSLYNVLHGAEPLPCYTASHAMSWCFQCSQGVSYLHGMKPKALIHRDLKPPNLLLVAGGTVLKICDFGTACDIQTHMTNNKGSAAWMAPEVFEGSNYSEKCDVFSWGIILWEVITRRKPFDEIGGPAFRIMWAVHNGTRPPLIKNLPKPIESLMTRCWSKDPSQRPSMEEIVKIMSHLMQFFPGSEEPLQYPYQYSEEGQSNSVTSTVSFTNTSNRSDANMEPGDSQGSNDTIKNMEPKFPTQFKPKGDGVWANHPLSSGGSMESLSGRPQCLVPSNSKRMSTDLSELEPRMPFGSAARPPYKRGHRKTASFGTILDVPEIVVTASCESQRRRSVQDLPAIGTESSQGSRSSSRSSSPSVRMITSDKAGRGFVFSPDDPTDTNGSDNSIPMAYLTLDHQLQPLAPCPNSKESMAVFEQHCKMAQEYLKVQTEIALLIQRKKELIAELDQDEKDQQNTSRLVQEHKKLLEENKSLSTYYQKCKKQLELIRAQQQKRQGTS, from the exons ATGTCCCTCCCGTCTGCCGAAATGCTGGAGACGCCGCCCGGTTACCCTTTTGAGGAGATAGACTATTCGGACATTGAAGTTGAGGAG GTTGTTGGCAGAGGAGCCTTCGGAGTCGTCTGCAAGGCCAAGTGGAAAGGCAAAGATGTGGCCATCAAAACCATCGAGAGTGAATCTGAGCGGAAGGCCTTCATAGTGGAG CTCCGGCAGCTCTCACGCGTCAGTCACCCCAACATCGTCAAGCTGTATGGCTCTTGCAGTAGCCCA GTCTGCCTAGTGATGGAATATGCAGAAGGTGGCTCTTTGTACAATG TGTTGCACGGAGCGGAGCCCCTTCCCTGTTACACGGCCTCCCACGCGATGAGCTGGTGTTTCCAGTGCTCTCAGGGCGTCTCCTATCTCCACGGCATGAAACCAAAGGCGCTCATTCACAGGGACCTCAAACCACCCAA CTTGCTGCTTGTGGCCGGAGGGACAGTCCTGAAGATCTGTGACTTCGGGACGGCCTGTGACATCCAGACGCATATGACCAACAACAAAGGCAGTGCGGCATGGATGGCCCCAGAGGTCTTTGAAG GCAGCAATTACAGTGAGAAGTGCGACGTGTTCAGCTGGGGCATCATCCTATGGGAGGTGATCACGCGCAGGAAGCCGTTCGACGAGATCGGCGGCCCCGCCTTCCGCATCATGTGGGCCGTGCACAACG GCACCCGCCCCCCCCTGATTAAAAACCTGCCAAAACCAATTGAAAGCTTGATGACTCGTTGTTGGTCCAAGGACCCCTCCCAGCGACCCTCCATGGAGGAGATTGTGAAAATAATGTCCCACCTTATGCAG TTCTTCCCAGGATCTGAGGAACCTTTGCAGTACCCCTATCAGTACTCAGAAGAAGGTCAGAGTAACTCTGTCACCAGCACCG tGTCTTTCACCAACACCAGCAACAGGAGTGACGCCAACATGGAGCCGGGCGATTCGCAGGGGAGCAACGACACCATCAAGAACATGGAGCCAAAGTTTCCAACTCAGTTCAAGCCAAAG GGGGATGGTGTATGGGCAAACCACCCACTGTCCAGCGGGGGCAGTATGGAGAGCCTGTCAGGGCGGCCTCAGTGCCTGGTGCCATCGAATAGCAAGAGGATGAGCACGGACCTCTCAGAGCTAGAGCCCCGGATGCCATTTGGATCTGCAG cACGTCCCCCGTACAAACGAGGCCACCGTAAAACCGCTTCCTTTGGCACCATTCTGGATGTCCCCGAGATCGTCGTCACAG CCAGCTGCGAGTCGCAGAGACGGCGCTCCGTGCAGGACTTGCCGGCCATCGGAACGGAGTCCAGCCAG GGCAGTAGGAGTAGCAGCAGGTCCTCGAGCCCCAGCGTGAGGATGATCACGTCGGACAAGGCCGGCAGAGGCTTCGTCTTCTCCCCCGACGACCCCACAG ACACCAACGGCTCCGACAACTCCATCCCCATGGCCTACCTCACGCTGGACCATCAGCTGCAG CCCCTTGCTCCGTGCCCCAACTCCAAAGAGTCCATGGCAGTGTTTGAACAGCACTGCAAAATGGCTCAGGAATATCTGAAGGTCCAGACAGAGATCGCCCTGCTAATCCAGAGAAA GAAGGAGCTAATCGCCGAGCTCGACCAGGACGAGAAAGATCAGCAGAACACCTCCCGCCTGGTCCAAGAGCACAAGAAGCTTCTTGAGGAGAACAAGAGCCTGTCCACCTACTACCAGAAGTGTAAAAAGCAGCTAGAGCTGATCCGGGCCCAGCAGCAGAAGAGGCAGGGCACCTCCTGA
- the map3k7 gene encoding mitogen-activated protein kinase kinase kinase 7 isoform X3 produces MSLPSAEMLETPPGYPFEEIDYSDIEVEEVVGRGAFGVVCKAKWKGKDVAIKTIESESERKAFIVELRQLSRVSHPNIVKLYGSCSSPVCLVMEYAEGGSLYNVLHGAEPLPCYTASHAMSWCFQCSQGVSYLHGMKPKALIHRDLKPPNLLLVAGGTVLKICDFGTACDIQTHMTNNKGSAAWMAPEVFEGSNYSEKCDVFSWGIILWEVITRRKPFDEIGGPAFRIMWAVHNGTRPPLIKNLPKPIESLMTRCWSKDPSQRPSMEEIVKIMSHLMQFFPGSEEPLQYPYQYSEEGQSNSVTSTVSFTNTSNRSDANMEPGDSQGSNDTIKNMEPKFPTQFKPKGDGVWANHPLSSGGSMESLSGRPQCLVPSNSKRMSTDLSELEPRMPFGSAASCESQRRRSVQDLPAIGTESSQGSRSSSRSSSPSVRMITSDKAGRGFVFSPDDPTDTNGSDNSIPMAYLTLDHQLQPLAPCPNSKESMAVFEQHCKMAQEYLKVQTEIALLIQRKKELIAELDQDEKDQQNTSRLVQEHKKLLEENKSLSTYYQKCKKQLELIRAQQQKRQGTS; encoded by the exons ATGTCCCTCCCGTCTGCCGAAATGCTGGAGACGCCGCCCGGTTACCCTTTTGAGGAGATAGACTATTCGGACATTGAAGTTGAGGAG GTTGTTGGCAGAGGAGCCTTCGGAGTCGTCTGCAAGGCCAAGTGGAAAGGCAAAGATGTGGCCATCAAAACCATCGAGAGTGAATCTGAGCGGAAGGCCTTCATAGTGGAG CTCCGGCAGCTCTCACGCGTCAGTCACCCCAACATCGTCAAGCTGTATGGCTCTTGCAGTAGCCCA GTCTGCCTAGTGATGGAATATGCAGAAGGTGGCTCTTTGTACAATG TGTTGCACGGAGCGGAGCCCCTTCCCTGTTACACGGCCTCCCACGCGATGAGCTGGTGTTTCCAGTGCTCTCAGGGCGTCTCCTATCTCCACGGCATGAAACCAAAGGCGCTCATTCACAGGGACCTCAAACCACCCAA CTTGCTGCTTGTGGCCGGAGGGACAGTCCTGAAGATCTGTGACTTCGGGACGGCCTGTGACATCCAGACGCATATGACCAACAACAAAGGCAGTGCGGCATGGATGGCCCCAGAGGTCTTTGAAG GCAGCAATTACAGTGAGAAGTGCGACGTGTTCAGCTGGGGCATCATCCTATGGGAGGTGATCACGCGCAGGAAGCCGTTCGACGAGATCGGCGGCCCCGCCTTCCGCATCATGTGGGCCGTGCACAACG GCACCCGCCCCCCCCTGATTAAAAACCTGCCAAAACCAATTGAAAGCTTGATGACTCGTTGTTGGTCCAAGGACCCCTCCCAGCGACCCTCCATGGAGGAGATTGTGAAAATAATGTCCCACCTTATGCAG TTCTTCCCAGGATCTGAGGAACCTTTGCAGTACCCCTATCAGTACTCAGAAGAAGGTCAGAGTAACTCTGTCACCAGCACCG tGTCTTTCACCAACACCAGCAACAGGAGTGACGCCAACATGGAGCCGGGCGATTCGCAGGGGAGCAACGACACCATCAAGAACATGGAGCCAAAGTTTCCAACTCAGTTCAAGCCAAAG GGGGATGGTGTATGGGCAAACCACCCACTGTCCAGCGGGGGCAGTATGGAGAGCCTGTCAGGGCGGCCTCAGTGCCTGGTGCCATCGAATAGCAAGAGGATGAGCACGGACCTCTCAGAGCTAGAGCCCCGGATGCCATTTGGATCTGCAG CCAGCTGCGAGTCGCAGAGACGGCGCTCCGTGCAGGACTTGCCGGCCATCGGAACGGAGTCCAGCCAG GGCAGTAGGAGTAGCAGCAGGTCCTCGAGCCCCAGCGTGAGGATGATCACGTCGGACAAGGCCGGCAGAGGCTTCGTCTTCTCCCCCGACGACCCCACAG ACACCAACGGCTCCGACAACTCCATCCCCATGGCCTACCTCACGCTGGACCATCAGCTGCAG CCCCTTGCTCCGTGCCCCAACTCCAAAGAGTCCATGGCAGTGTTTGAACAGCACTGCAAAATGGCTCAGGAATATCTGAAGGTCCAGACAGAGATCGCCCTGCTAATCCAGAGAAA GAAGGAGCTAATCGCCGAGCTCGACCAGGACGAGAAAGATCAGCAGAACACCTCCCGCCTGGTCCAAGAGCACAAGAAGCTTCTTGAGGAGAACAAGAGCCTGTCCACCTACTACCAGAAGTGTAAAAAGCAGCTAGAGCTGATCCGGGCCCAGCAGCAGAAGAGGCAGGGCACCTCCTGA